Genomic segment of Streptomyces longhuiensis:
AGCCCAGTCGAGCGTTTTCGTGACGTCCTCGCTGGTCGGCAGACCGACCACGGCCCCGTGTCCGCCCGGGATGAAGACGGCGATGTAGTCCGATTCCTCACCAAGATCGTCGGCGACGACGTCGGCAAGGTCCTTGGGCTGCTTCAGCTTCGGCTTGAGCGCCTCGTACGTTGCCCGGACCGCTTCGTCCTCTTCCGGCATGGCCCACAGTTCCAGCTTCGCCGGGTAGCCTCCCACGGTGGCGACGTCGACGTTGAAGCCCGCTTCCATCAAGTGGTGAGCGGGAAGAAGCATCTCGACCGGATGATTGCCGGTGGAGAACATCTTTCCGTTCTGTGTCAGAACGTAGCGTTCCGCGGCCGCGATCATGAGCACCTTCCACTTTCCCCCGGTGTAGGCGCCCTTGTGTTGCACTCCGTCGAAGTTGGTCTTCGGGGCGGTGTACTGACTCAGTGAAAATGGTGAGGGGAAGAACGCGTTGTCTTCGGCCGGATCCGGTGTCGGAGCCCTGCTCAAATCGCCTGTGTCAGATGACATGCTGACAACCTGCTTTCATGACGGGCTGAAGTCTCGGCAATGGCCGTTCGACAGGTGCATCACCGACGGGGCGGGAATCAGGGGGCGAAATCGGCATCCCCTTCCAGAACGTCCGTGATGATGCTAACGCGCCCGAATCGGCCCGGCAGGTGGATCTTGCCGAGCCGTGGTCCATTCAGTGAGGCCGCCCCCGCCCGCTGCGGCAACGGGTGGGAGCGCCTCGCTCTCTCCCTTCGCATCCGCACCGGGCACCTGCGGCATAACTTGCATCTCAAGTGCAAGATTTATACTCTGCGCTCATGAGGCTGACACGATTCACGGATCTGTCGCTGCGCGTACTGATGCGCCTCGCGGTCGAGGAGGGGGACCAGCCCACCACGCGCGAGGTCGCAGCCGCCATGGCGGTCCCGTACACCCACGCTGCGAAGGCCGTGGCCAAGCTGCAGCACCTTGGCCTGATCGAGGCCCGGCGCGGGCGAGGCGGCGGGCTCGCCCTCACCGCCATCGGGCGCGGGGCGTCGATCGGTGCGCTGGTGAGGGAGCTCGAGGGTGCGGGTGACGTCGTGGACTGTGACGGCACCACGCCGTGCCCGCTGCGCGCGGCATGCCGACTCCGCGGTGCGCTGCGCCAGGCGCAGGAGGCGTTCTTCGCGTCCCTGGATCCCTTGACGCTGAGTGATCTCGTCCAGGCTCCGACCGGACCGCTGCTCGTCACCCTTTCTCCCACCCTCGAGGTCGACTGACCACTCTGCCCCCGCACCATCTCGCCTTCCCCGCACCCTTAAATACGACTCTCAAATGCATATTAAGGAGATCTGCTGATGCTCACCGACCAGTCGGCCGTGATCGTCCGCGCCACACTCCCCGCCGTCGGCGCCGCCATCGAGGACATCACGGGACGCTTCTACGAGCGGCTGTTCGCCGCCCACCCGGAGCTTCTGCGCGACCTGTTCAATCGCGGCAACCAGGCCGCCGGCGCCCAGCGCCAGGCCCTCGCCGGCTCCATCGCGGCCTTCGCCACCTACCTGGTGGACCACCCCGACGACCGGCCCGACGTGATGCTGCACCGTATCGCTCACAAGCACGCGTCCCTCGGCGTACGGGCCGACCAGTACTCGACCGTGCACGAGCACCTCTTCGCCGCCATCGCCGAGGTCCTCGGCGACGCGGTGACACCCGAGGTGGCCCAGGCTTGGGACGAGGTGTACTGGCTGATGGCGAACGCGCTCACCACGATCGAGGAACGCCTGTACGCGGAAGCCGGTGTCGTCGACGCAAACGTGTGGCGGGAGTGGGAGGTCATTGCCCGCACCGACGCGACCGCCGACGTCGCCGCGTTCGCCCTTCGGCCCGGCGACGGCCGACCCGCGCCCGCGTTCAAGGCCGGGCAGTATGTCTCCGTTCAGGTTCAACTCGCTGACGGAGCACGGCAGATACGCCAGTACAGCCTCACCGGCGCACCGTCTGCCACGACCCGTTCGATCGCGGTGAAGCGGGTGCACGGAGCCGCCGGGACCCCCGACGGCGAGGTCTCGCGCCATCTGCACGCGCACGTCCGCGAAGGAGACCGGCTGCGCGTCTCGGCCCCGTACGGCGATCTGGTCCTCGCGGCCGACGAGGCCCCGCTGCTGCTGGCGTCGGCCGGCATCGGCTGCACGCCCATGCTCGCCATGCTGGAGCAGCTCACGGCCATCGGTCACGCAGGACCTGTCACGGTCGTGCACGCGGACCGTTCGCCCGACACGCACGCGCTGCGCACCGAGCACGAGGCGCTGACGGCCAAACTCCCGGACGCCACCGCGCACTTCTGGTACGAGCACGCCGCCGACGGACACGCCGGCGACGGGCACCGCACCGGCCAGGTCGACCTTACGGACGTACCGATCGCACCCGGCACGCGCGCCTACCTCTGTGGTCCGCTCCCCTTCATGCGCGCGGTGCGCGGGCAGTTGCTCGACCGGGGCGTCGCGGCCGCCGACATCCACTACGAAGTCTTTGGGCCGGACCTGTGGCTCGCCGCCGCCTGACCGCCACCGGGGCACGGCACCTCGCCGCTCGCTTTCTTCTGCGAACCCCCGGGGACACGCCGGCTCGCTGCCCGTCGGCGCCACGAGGACCGGAAGATCTGTTCCACCGGACCGCAGTTTGCCCGCGCCAACTCCTCCTGGAGGGTGCGGGCGTCAGGCCGCCGCGGCCACGGTCCCGAGATGGTGCGGTAAGCCCAGACAGCCCTGCCGAACGCATCGAGCCCTTCGCGGCCGCATCCCCGGGCGAGCTGATCGGCCACCTCGGGACCGACCTGCCGGCCTACGCCTCCGACAACCTCGACGACGACGCTGCGGTCTTGGTGGTCCGCCGCGACTAGGAACCGTGTCCGATTGTGATCAATCAGCGTGACTGAGCCCCCGAGTTGATCACTGAGTGCTTCACCTGGCAGGGCTCACGCTCAGTTCTGCGCCAGGCGTGGTGTAGCGGCCTTCATACTCTTTGCAACTGTCCGGAGGGGCGTCGGAGGCTTGTCGGCGATGACCGTGATCTGTCGGCGATGTGTCGGAGAAGGCTGCGACGTTGGGCGGGTTGGTGCTCGCCATGAGCACGCTGCCCGAGCGCAAGGAGCCTGTCATCGTGTCTTTCGCATCCCAGGGCCGGCCGTGGGACGTTCACCGGCTGCCGTCTGCCGAGGGTAGAACTTTCCTGGTCACCGGAGGCAACGCCGGGATCGGCTACTTCGTCGCGGAGCAGCTCGCCGCCACTGGAGCCGTCGTGGTGCTCGGCAGCCGGAACGCCGCGAAGGCGGACGCCGCCATGGCCTCGATCCGCTCGCGCGTCTCCGGCGCGCACGTGCGGCACCTTCAACTGGACCTCGCCGCCTTGTCGTCCCTGAAGACCGCCGTGGACGGGCTGAACCTCGACCAGCTCGACGCAGTGGTCTGCAACGCAGGGGTCGCGCTCGACGCCCCGCCACGTCGGGAGACCGAGGACGGCTACGAGCTGATGTTCGGCACCAACCACCTCGGCCACTTCACGCTCACCCAGCAGCTGGCCCCCCTGCTGTCAGCGGCGCCGGCGGGCCGCATCGTGACGGTGGGAAGCTTCGCGGCGCGGTCCGAGCGACTGGACCTGGACGATCTGCAGTCGACCCAGGTTTACCGGCCCAAGCGCACCTACGGCCGGTCGAAGCTGGCGCAGATGTGCTTCGGCTTCGAACTCGATCGCCGCCTGCGAGCCGTCGGCAGCACCGTGCTCAGTGTGGTGGCCCACCCCGGCGGCGCACTGGACTCCCTCACCCCGTCCCGTCCGCCGGTACGCGTGAGCATCCCCGCCGAGCGACTGCGCGCCTTGCCCGCCGGACTCTTGGTGCAGGGCAAGGACGCCGGAGCATGGCCCGTCGTCCGTGCCGTCCTCGACGCGGGGGTACAGGGAGGGCAGCTGTGGGGGCCGAGGTTCTTCGGCCTGCGTGGCACACCACGGTGTGAGCCCGTCCCCTCTCATATGGCCGATCCGGCAATCGCTGCTCGTCTGTGGGCCGCCAGCGGTGAGCTGGCCGGCACCGATCCGCACCTCGGCTTCCGATAGATGTCGAAGTACTCGTCGACAGTCCGCGGCCGCGAACCGACCCTCCGGGGTCGGCCGTGCAGATCCCACTGGGCGATCATTTCGTTCAGCTACCTCAGCACCGCTGCGGGCCCCGTTCCCCGCCGCGTCGCCGCCCTGCTCGCCCCACCTCTCGGCCGCCACCCCACACTCGCCGTCACCACCTCGGTGATCCTCGCGGTCGCCACCTGGCCCAGCGCCGAATCTGTTCACGACCTCTGCTCCGACTCCAAGTCGTGGGAGCCTGGCGACAAGATCCTCAGCGTGGCGAAGCCGCCGGGCTGCCGTTCGGGCGAGCCCCAGAGGCAAAGGCGAACAGACACGCCCGCGGCGTCTGTTCTGGTGCATGCGACGTGAGCGCCCGTCCGTTTAGCCCGGTGAGGCGCTTTCGCCTGGGCCATCGTCATCGTGCGGTTCCTCGAACTTCGCCATTCCGCCTCGCGTTCTGTGCAGAACAGCCCAGCTGCCCCAGCCGGCTTCGGACTCGGTTGCCTGCCAGGCGCCAGGCGATGCTGATCACCCGTGGGAAGGCTGCTTCGAGAACGGGGGTGAACAGGCCGGTGCCCGAGCCGAGTTCGAGACAGGGGCCCTGGCGCAGAGGTCCGCCGCGGGCAAGGGCGTCGCGCACAGGTTCGTCGCGGCCGGTGGCGCGGTTGGCGTCCCACTCTGCGGCGAGTCGGTCGAACTGTTCGGCGATGAACTGAGCTGTCTCTGGTGTCCAGGGCCGTCGGCTCGTAGCCAGGTCCTGGGCGAAGGTCCGGAAGGCGGCAGCAGTGCCGGGCGGCGGGAGGGGTTTGTCGTCCGGGCTCGGCAGAACGCGCGGCAAGGTGGCAGTCACGCAAGACTCCAGCATGTCTGTGGTTCTCGCAGATCGGCCCGGGGGCGGAATGAGCCCTCCACCCCCGGGTGGAGGGCCGCCCTCTCAGTGGGTGTGTCCGCCGTGGGTGTCCCTGGCTTGAGGCCCGTGCTGCCTGCTGTTGGCGCGGTCGTGACCGGTGTCGGGCGAGCCGCCCATCATGCGCAGCATGGACAGCCCGCCGGTCCGCCAGAAGCGCACCAGGAGCACGACGGCGAGGATGAGGAAAGCGATGTTGAGCCACGTGGTGTAGTCCCAGCTGATGCCTTCCATAGGGACCTCCGCCTCGGCCTGGTCAGGGATCAGGCCCAGGCCGCCGAAGACGAACTCGACGAAATATCCGGCGAAGACCATCGCGGGGTAGAAGGTGCCGAGGAGGAAAGCGGCCATCTTGGTGCCGTAGTACTTCCGGTAGATGTTGAGAATCGGCAGGATCAGCAGGTCGGCGAAGATGAACGCCACCACGCCGCCGAAGCTGATGCCTCCCTTCCACAGCACCACGGCCAGCGGCACGTTGCCGATGGAGCAGACGAACGAG
This window contains:
- a CDS encoding RrF2 family transcriptional regulator, encoding MRLTRFTDLSLRVLMRLAVEEGDQPTTREVAAAMAVPYTHAAKAVAKLQHLGLIEARRGRGGGLALTAIGRGASIGALVRELEGAGDVVDCDGTTPCPLRAACRLRGALRQAQEAFFASLDPLTLSDLVQAPTGPLLVTLSPTLEVD
- the hchA gene encoding glyoxalase III HchA, translating into MSSDTGDLSRAPTPDPAEDNAFFPSPFSLSQYTAPKTNFDGVQHKGAYTGGKWKVLMIAAAERYVLTQNGKMFSTGNHPVEMLLPAHHLMEAGFNVDVATVGGYPAKLELWAMPEEDEAVRATYEALKPKLKQPKDLADVVADDLGEESDYIAVFIPGGHGAVVGLPTSEDVTKTLDWALGNDKFVITLCHGPASLLAASLGKDESPFRGYEVCVFPDSLDEGPNLDIGYLPGRLQWLVAGLLREQGVNVINDDMTGKTHRDRKLLTGDSPLASHGLGLLAADALVEEVQNQG
- a CDS encoding globin domain-containing protein codes for the protein MLTDQSAVIVRATLPAVGAAIEDITGRFYERLFAAHPELLRDLFNRGNQAAGAQRQALAGSIAAFATYLVDHPDDRPDVMLHRIAHKHASLGVRADQYSTVHEHLFAAIAEVLGDAVTPEVAQAWDEVYWLMANALTTIEERLYAEAGVVDANVWREWEVIARTDATADVAAFALRPGDGRPAPAFKAGQYVSVQVQLADGARQIRQYSLTGAPSATTRSIAVKRVHGAAGTPDGEVSRHLHAHVREGDRLRVSAPYGDLVLAADEAPLLLASAGIGCTPMLAMLEQLTAIGHAGPVTVVHADRSPDTHALRTEHEALTAKLPDATAHFWYEHAADGHAGDGHRTGQVDLTDVPIAPGTRAYLCGPLPFMRAVRGQLLDRGVAAADIHYEVFGPDLWLAAA
- a CDS encoding SDR family NAD(P)-dependent oxidoreductase, giving the protein MSFASQGRPWDVHRLPSAEGRTFLVTGGNAGIGYFVAEQLAATGAVVVLGSRNAAKADAAMASIRSRVSGAHVRHLQLDLAALSSLKTAVDGLNLDQLDAVVCNAGVALDAPPRRETEDGYELMFGTNHLGHFTLTQQLAPLLSAAPAGRIVTVGSFAARSERLDLDDLQSTQVYRPKRTYGRSKLAQMCFGFELDRRLRAVGSTVLSVVAHPGGALDSLTPSRPPVRVSIPAERLRALPAGLLVQGKDAGAWPVVRAVLDAGVQGGQLWGPRFFGLRGTPRCEPVPSHMADPAIAARLWAASGELAGTDPHLGFR